A region from the Rhinoraja longicauda isolate Sanriku21f unplaced genomic scaffold, sRhiLon1.1 Scf000324, whole genome shotgun sequence genome encodes:
- the LOC144590786 gene encoding snaclec VP12 subunit A-like, which produces MMLVWVLVLTALLASDVAGANNSLEEETRVLSQGRCVKGWYKYPRLNNCYRFFPRRRSWISAEAFCKRQPHSGHLATVTSLIHNNFILEVIRASCKPKRHVWIGLNNIKGGSFTWIDGSSSKYRRCDADEGNKRRRCWLIRRNGSWRSIRCGHRRPFVCTYRLH; this is translated from the exons ATGATGTTGGTGTGGGTTTTGGTGCTGACCGCACTGCTTGCCAGTGATGTGGCAG GAGCAAACAATTCATTGGAAGAGGAGACCCGTGTTCTATCCCAAGGACGCTGTGTGAAAGGCTGGTATAAATATCCTAGACTAAACAACTGTTACCGTTTTTTTCCTCGAAGAAGGTCATGGATAAGTGCTGAG GCGTTTTGCAAACGTCAACCACATTCTGGACATCTGGCAACTGTGACCTCGCTCATACACAACAATTTCATTCTGGAAGTGATTCGCGCATCTTGCAAACCGAAGAGACATGTTTGGATTGGCCTAAACAACATTAAG GGAGGGTCTTTCACATGGATCGATGGATCATCTTCGAAATACCGACGCTGTGATGCTGATGAAGGAAATAAAAGACGACGTTGTTGGCTCATTCGTC GGAATGGATCTTGGAGGTCGATAAGGTGTGGCCACAGACGTCCTTTTGTTTGTACTTACCGATTGCACTGA